A section of the Rhizobium sp. SSA_523 genome encodes:
- a CDS encoding manganese catalase family protein, with translation MFYTDGKLQFPVRVEKPDPLFARALQQAIGGVEGEIRVAMQYFFQACGARGNTKFRDLLMNTAAEELGHIEMLATAVALNLEGAPLSEKEAVSKDPVSSMVLGGINMKNILSAGLSAMPVDSDGVPFDMSHIYASGNIAADMTANVAAESTGRTLAVRLYNLTNDPGMKEMLSYLIARDTMHQNQWLAALEELGGQTGVFPIPNSFPQEQENTDFSYAFLGFQEDGTDPIAGRWSEGQSIDGKGKFSSAPMKPLGEKPNLGPAKPNSGAQSEQM, from the coding sequence ATGTTTTACACCGATGGCAAGCTCCAATTTCCGGTCCGGGTGGAAAAGCCCGATCCGCTGTTTGCGCGTGCGCTTCAGCAGGCGATCGGCGGTGTCGAGGGCGAGATCCGTGTCGCCATGCAGTATTTCTTCCAGGCCTGCGGCGCACGGGGCAATACCAAGTTCCGCGATCTTCTGATGAACACCGCGGCGGAGGAACTCGGCCACATCGAGATGCTGGCCACGGCCGTGGCGCTCAACCTCGAAGGCGCGCCGCTTTCGGAAAAGGAAGCCGTTTCCAAGGATCCCGTCTCCAGCATGGTGCTGGGCGGCATCAACATGAAGAATATCCTGTCCGCCGGTCTGTCGGCCATGCCGGTCGATAGCGATGGTGTTCCCTTCGACATGTCGCATATCTATGCCAGCGGTAATATCGCCGCCGACATGACCGCCAATGTGGCGGCCGAATCCACGGGACGTACGCTTGCCGTCCGCCTCTACAACCTCACCAATGATCCGGGCATGAAGGAAATGCTGTCGTACCTGATCGCCCGCGACACCATGCACCAGAACCAGTGGCTGGCAGCGCTGGAAGAGCTCGGCGGCCAGACGGGGGTCTTCCCCATTCCCAACAGCTTCCCGCAGGAGCAGGAAAATACCGACTTCTCCTATGCCTTCCTCGGCTTCCAGGAGGATGGCACCGATCCGATCGCCGGTCGCTGGTCCGAAGGCCAGTCCATCGACGGCAAGGGCAAGTTCTCTTCGGCGCCGATGAAGCCTCTAGGCGAAAAGCCCAATCTCGGTCCTGCCAAGCCCAATAGCGGCGCGCAGTCCGAACAGATGTGA
- a CDS encoding sigma-70 family RNA polymerase sigma factor: protein MTDTSASDRIRADMIALIPALRSFARRLDRSPSNVDDLVQETLLRALANLDKFQEGTSLKSWMFTILRNTFCTKFGLAKREVVGLEDCASARPSVNAPQEWSVRAQEFHRAMLDLPEHYRDAVDIILLQGQSYEAAAERCGCPVGTIKSRVNRARAQLAHQLN from the coding sequence ATGACCGACACATCAGCAAGTGACCGAATTCGCGCCGACATGATCGCGCTCATCCCAGCTTTGAGATCTTTTGCGCGGCGGCTCGACCGCAGCCCAAGCAATGTCGATGACCTGGTTCAGGAAACGCTGCTGCGGGCGCTTGCCAATCTCGACAAGTTCCAGGAAGGCACGAGCCTGAAATCCTGGATGTTCACCATTCTGCGCAATACGTTCTGCACGAAATTCGGTCTGGCCAAGCGCGAAGTCGTGGGTCTCGAAGATTGCGCCTCGGCACGGCCTTCGGTCAACGCACCGCAGGAATGGTCGGTGCGCGCCCAGGAATTCCACCGCGCCATGCTGGATCTTCCCGAGCATTATCGCGACGCCGTCGACATCATCCTTCTGCAAGGTCAGTCCTATGAGGCGGCGGCGGAACGCTGCGGCTGCCCCGTCGGCACCATCAAGAGCCGCGTCAACCGCGCCCGGGCGCAGCTTGCACATCAGCTGAACTGA